The Pelodiscus sinensis isolate JC-2024 chromosome 6, ASM4963464v1, whole genome shotgun sequence genome has a segment encoding these proteins:
- the NR2F1 gene encoding COUP transcription factor 1 isoform X3 — protein sequence MPPTQPNPGQYALTNGDPLNGHCYLSGYISLLLRAEPYPTSRYGSQCMQPNNIMGIENICELAARLLFSAVEWARNIPFFPDLQITDQVALLRLTWSELFVLNAAQCSMPLHVAPLLAAAGLHASPMSADRVVAFMDHIRIFQEQVEKLKALHVDSAEYSCLKAIVLFTSDACGLSDAAHIESLQEKSQCALEEYVRSQYPNQPSRFGKLLLRLPSLRTVSSSVIEQLFFVRLVGKTPIETLIRDMLLSGSSFNWPYMSIQCS from the exons ATGCCTCCAACCCAGCCGAACCCAGGCCAGTACGCGCTGACCAACGGGGACCCTCTGAACGGCCACTGCTATCTGTCGGGCTACATCTCGCTGCTGCTGCGGGCCGAGCCCTACCCCACCTCGCGCTACGGCAGCCAGTGCATGCAGCCCAACAACATCATGGGCATCGAGAACATCTGCGAGCTGGCCGCGCGCCTGCTCTTCAGCGCCGTCGAGTGGGCCCGCAACATCCCCTTCTTCCCCGACCTGCAGATCACCGACCAGGTGGCCCTGCTGCGGCTCACTTGGAGCGAGCTGTTTGTGCTCAACGCGGCGCAGTGCTCCATGCCCCTGCACGTGGCCCCTCTGCTGGCCGCCGCCGGCCTGCACGCCTCGCCCATGTCCGCCGACCGGGTGGTGGCCTTCATGGACCACATCCGCATCTtccaggagcaggtggagaagctCAAGGCCCTGCACGTCGACTCGGCGGAGTACAGCTGCCTCAAAGCCATCGTCCTCTTCACATCAG ATGCCTGTGGCCTGTCAGATGCTGCCCATATCGAGAGCCTGCAAGAGAAATCTCAATGCGCCCTGGAGGAATATGTGAGGAGCCAGTACCCCAACCAGCCGAGTCGCTTCGGCAAACTGCTCCTGAGGCTGCCTTCCCTGCGCACCGTCTCCTCCTCAGTCATCGAGCAGCTCTTCTTCGTCCGCTTGGTAGGTAAAACCCCCATTGAAACCCTCATCAGAGATATGTTACTGTCTGGGAGCAGCTTCAACTGGCCTTACATGTCTATCCAGTGTTCCTAG
- the NR2F1 gene encoding COUP transcription factor 1 isoform X2 — MFGYSVQRGRMPPTQPNPGQYALTNGDPLNGHCYLSGYISLLLRAEPYPTSRYGSQCMQPNNIMGIENICELAARLLFSAVEWARNIPFFPDLQITDQVALLRLTWSELFVLNAAQCSMPLHVAPLLAAAGLHASPMSADRVVAFMDHIRIFQEQVEKLKALHVDSAEYSCLKAIVLFTSDACGLSDAAHIESLQEKSQCALEEYVRSQYPNQPSRFGKLLLRLPSLRTVSSSVIEQLFFVRLVGKTPIETLIRDMLLSGSSFNWPYMSIQCS, encoded by the exons ATGTTTGGCTACT CGGTTCAGCGAGGAAGAATGCCTCCAACCCAGCCGAACCCAGGCCAGTACGCGCTGACCAACGGGGACCCTCTGAACGGCCACTGCTATCTGTCGGGCTACATCTCGCTGCTGCTGCGGGCCGAGCCCTACCCCACCTCGCGCTACGGCAGCCAGTGCATGCAGCCCAACAACATCATGGGCATCGAGAACATCTGCGAGCTGGCCGCGCGCCTGCTCTTCAGCGCCGTCGAGTGGGCCCGCAACATCCCCTTCTTCCCCGACCTGCAGATCACCGACCAGGTGGCCCTGCTGCGGCTCACTTGGAGCGAGCTGTTTGTGCTCAACGCGGCGCAGTGCTCCATGCCCCTGCACGTGGCCCCTCTGCTGGCCGCCGCCGGCCTGCACGCCTCGCCCATGTCCGCCGACCGGGTGGTGGCCTTCATGGACCACATCCGCATCTtccaggagcaggtggagaagctCAAGGCCCTGCACGTCGACTCGGCGGAGTACAGCTGCCTCAAAGCCATCGTCCTCTTCACATCAG ATGCCTGTGGCCTGTCAGATGCTGCCCATATCGAGAGCCTGCAAGAGAAATCTCAATGCGCCCTGGAGGAATATGTGAGGAGCCAGTACCCCAACCAGCCGAGTCGCTTCGGCAAACTGCTCCTGAGGCTGCCTTCCCTGCGCACCGTCTCCTCCTCAGTCATCGAGCAGCTCTTCTTCGTCCGCTTGGTAGGTAAAACCCCCATTGAAACCCTCATCAGAGATATGTTACTGTCTGGGAGCAGCTTCAACTGGCCTTACATGTCTATCCAGTGTTCCTAG